Proteins from a genomic interval of Panthera tigris isolate Pti1 chromosome A2, P.tigris_Pti1_mat1.1, whole genome shotgun sequence:
- the LOC102948911 gene encoding probable protein BRICK1 — protein MAGQEDLVQREIDQDWANREYIEVITSSIKKMADFLNSFMSCRSRLATLNEKLTALERRIEYIEARVTKGETRT, from the coding sequence ATGGCGGGTCAAGAGGATCTGGTGCAGCGGGAGATTGACCAAGACTGGGCGAACCGGGAGTACATTGAGGTCATCACCAGCAGCATCAAGAAAATGGCGGACTTTCTCAACTCGTTTATGTCTTGTCGTTCAAGACTTGCAACACTAAACGAGAAATTGACAGCCCTCGAACGGAGAATAGAGTACATTGAAGCACGGGTGACAAAAGGTGAGACCCGCACCTAG